The following coding sequences are from one Ammospiza nelsoni isolate bAmmNel1 chromosome 5, bAmmNel1.pri, whole genome shotgun sequence window:
- the LOC132073506 gene encoding inositol 1,4,5-trisphosphate receptor-interacting protein-like 1 has translation MGKEGRRPLSTAALRSLLGLVQRVKGRKKVPPEKALENAGARSATMRTQGLLSILLQTMDTWVLWLLLLPSLVQYPQPVGNGLDEVTRLRMEVRAKLQEEEKIHLQREVEQLVLLKQGVLAWGDLLSSARQHWQLWALAGLLLLLLALWYMWRKGSLRTEEQGEAHGGVNEEDDVGNQVQEFRDRADNFGRIIMERVQWPVQDLQGGCMWTRTLMEHFAIYFRRVLSNSFYPVLQGAIGVGSAFEGWSPREQDVVYQVLIPMTPPRGHSFHLELGTAWQRRLRNFHIRVQQECTCTSEQQGEHMLCFLHHPEEELRRHQDPSLLHTLCTGSYLDVEKTARWFYQLVRAIWPALLESHSWHLVLLPPRRSCQFKVTNGRESYRIEVLFGLRQGNSDVFVSSQPRQAHTSSTIWPESYAVAEMKFFRYIARQAPPDSLHLKCLQFFTRLQLGLGFSTYTIKTIVMHLLSILPASQWRRRHFVSRLMDISESLRTCVARRRLNHFIVGNQRLPEGIRLPPEVLMARSRNLFHDLVMDPVAHSQAMNQYMDLQHWFKRILRNEQPLSTAALRSLLGLVQRVKGRKKVPPEKALENAGARSATMRAI, from the exons atgggaaaagaagggagaag gcccttGTCCACTGCCGCTCTCAGGTCTCTGCTGGGCCTGGTGCAGAGAGTGAAAGGCCGCAAGAAGGTGCCCCCGGAGAAGGCCTTGGAGAACGCTGGGGCCAGGAGTGCCACCATGAGGACG caaggccttctctccatcctcctgcagacCATGGATACCTGGGTATtgtggctcttgctcttgccaAGTTTAGTCCAgtacccacagcccgtgggtaATGGCTTGGACGAGGTGACACGTCTGCGAATGGAGGTGCGTGCCAAGctccaggaagaggagaagattcATCTGCAGCGGGAGGTGGAGCAGCTGGTCCTGCTGAAGCAGGGTGTCTTGGCCTGGGGagacctgctctcctctgcccggcagcactggcagctctgggctcttgctgggctcctgctccttctcttggcACTGTGGTATatgtggaggaaagggagcctgaggacagaggagcaaggagaagcACATGGTGGTGTAAATGAAGAGG ATGACGTTGGAAATCAAGTGCAAGAATTCCGTGATCGTGCCGACAACTTTGGAAGAATCATAATGGAGCGCGTACAGTGGCCTgtgcaggacctgcagggaggatgcaTGTGGACAAGAACCCTGATGGAgcattttgcaatttattttcgaCGGGTCTTGTCCAACAGTTTCTATCCGGTGCTGCAAGGAGCCattggggtgggcagtgccttCGAAGGTTGGAGTCCCCGTGAGCAGGATGTTGTGTACCAGGTGCTCATACCCATGACACCTCCCCGAGGGCACAGCTTCCACctagagctgggcactgcatggCAGAGGCGCTTGAGGAACTTCCACATCCGCGTGCAGCAGGAGTGCACCTGCACgagtgagcagcagggtgagcacatgctgtgcttcctgcaccaccctgaggaggagctgaggaggcaTCAGGATCCCAGCCTCCTTCATACCCTGTGCACGGGCTCCTACCTGGACGTGGAGAAAACTGCCCGCTGGTTCTACCAGCTGGTGAGAGCAATCTGGCCGGCTTTGCTTGAGTCACACAGTTGGCATTTagtgctgctgccccccagaCGCTCCTGCCAGTTCAAGGTGACCAACGGCAGAGAAAGCTACCGGATCGAGGTACTCTTTGGGCTGCGGCAAGGCAACTCAGAcgtctttgtgagcagccagcctagGCAAGCCCACACCTCCAGCACAATCTGGCCAGAGAGCTACGCTGTGGCCGAGATGAAGTTCTTCAGGTACATCGCCAGGCAGGCTCCCCCTGACAGCTTGCAcctgaaatgcctgcagttcTTCACTCGTCTTCAGCTGGGCTTAGGCTTTTCCACCTATACCATCAAGACCATTGTCATGCACCTCCTGAGCATCTTGCCCGCGTCACAGTGGCGCAGGAGACATTTTGTGAGCCGGCTGATGGATATCAGCGAGAGCCTGCGCACGTGTGTGGCAAGGAGACGCCTCAATCACTTCATTGTGGGCAACCAGAGGCTTCCTGAGGGCATCCGCTTGCCCCCAGAGGTCCTAATGGCCAGGTCACGCAATCTCTTCCATGACCTGGTGATGGATCCCGTTGCCCACTCTCAGGCAATGAACCAGTACATGGATCTGCAGCATTGGTTCAAACGGATCCTTAGAAATGAACA gcccttGTCCACTGCCGCTCTCAGGTCTCTGCTGGGCCTGGTGCAGAGAGTGAAAGGCCGCAAGAAGGTGCCCCCGGAGAAGGCCTTGGAGAACGCTGGGGCCAGGAGTGCCACCATGAGGGCG